DNA sequence from the Nocardia fluminea genome:
GCCCGCCGTCATCACCACCGACACTGCTATCGCCAGCCCCAGTACCTGCCCGAAAGCCTCTGCCGGCTTCGACAACACCCGCACACCAAACCCCTGACTGTTCTCATCCGCATCAACCGCGCGTCGACTTCAACCGGACGACCGTAAGGTTTGAGGCACTTCCGCACGGACTGATGTTCGGCTCGGTCAGCGTCCTGCCGGAGACGTTCAGCGGAGATTCGAATCAGTCCACCTGCGCGGCTTTTGCGCCACGGTGGCTTCGCCAGCGGCGGCGCCCACGGCCGTGCAGTCTCGGAAGGCGTCGCTTTGTTCCGACAGCCGACCGTCGCGGCTGACGTCAGGTATCGGAGCGCGGACCGGCAGTGGCGGCGAGAGCCGTGTCGAGGTCCCGGTGAATCGAAAGCCACTCTGTCATGTCCGCGAGGTCGATCACGCGCGCGATGGTCTTGGCGGCCCGTCCGTCGGCGATATGCGTCCCGATGCCGCGTCGGTCCAGCTGCTGCGCCAGGTCGGCGAGGACCATGATGGCACGTACCGACAGGAACGTGACCTCGTGCAGGTCGACGACGAGATGACCACCGGCGGCGGACTCGGGGACAGCGGACTCGAGCAGGGCCCGCCAGCGTGGGAGGGTGTAGGCGTCGATCTCCCCGCGAGCATGCAGCACGATGACCTGCCCTGTGGATTCCGCGACGACACCCAAGCGATGGCAGAGATCGGCAGCCGGGTCGCCGGCTGCCTGCGAACGGGTTTCGTCGGGACGATTGTTCAACGGACTCAATTCTTCAGCACCGGAGAGCAGTGCGCTGCCAACTTGTCCTGTGTGCTCAAGATCGGGCCGGCCACCCCATTCCAGCACGCGGTCCAGCAACAGCTCTGCCTCGGCGCCGCCCTCGCGCCCAGTTGTTCGCTATCGGTCCTGATTCGCGGTGACCGGCCTTCGCAATTCGTCTTCCCGGCGCGAGCCGCAGCGACGACACGCGGTGCTTCGGTAGCGAAAACAACGGGTGCGTCGCCTGTTGTCGAGCTGGTTAAAATGGCGTGGGCAACCAGACGGGCGTGGTTGTCCGGCGCCCCGCCTCCCCCGCCGCGCCCGTCATCGCGTGTCCTCGGAGGGAGCGTCGTGGAGAGTCTGAATTTCGAGAGCGACGACCTGGCCGCGACCGAGGAGTTCCTCAACAACGCCTACACCCGGGTGCAGATCGGCAACCACGGCCAGCACCAGGTGCGCACCCGGATCCGTCGCGAGGTGCTCGGTTCGATCAACTTCGACCAGCTCGAGATGGGTTTCGACATGGCCTATGACGCCGACCCGCTCGGTCGGGTCTGCCTGGTCACCGTGCACAGTGGCCGGATCGAAGAGAACTATCACGATTACGGCACCGATACCTTCACTCCCGGGCAGACAGGTCTGCTCACCCCCCACGACCTGCCCTATTCCGGGGTCATCCGGACCAGCCGCTACGACATCACCATGTTCGACCCCGCGATCTTGAACCGGATGGCCACCGCCGCGGGCGGGGACCGGGTGCGTGTGGCCGGGCACCGACCCGTCAGTGTCGCGGCCGGACAGCGGCTGCGGCGGGTGATCATCCATCTGCAGCAGATCGCCGCGGACCCCGATGCGGCGAACAGCCCGCTCACCGTGACGTCGGCCTCGGACTATCTCGCCGCGACCGTGCTGGCCACCATGCCGACGACCGCCGAGCACGAGCCGAACGCGACCGATCGGCACGACGCTCACCCGCACACCGTGCGCCGCGCCATCGCCTATCTGGAGTCGCATCTGGGTGACAGAGTCGCGATCGCGGATGTCGCGGCGGCGACCTTTGTCACCCCTCGCGCCTTGCAGCTCGCCTTTCGCCGTCATCTGAACACGACGCCGCTCGAGTACCTGCAGCAATTGCGCCTTGCCGCGGCACACGAACAACTCGGTGCCGCTGGGCCCGGTGACGGCCGGACTGTCGCGAGCATCGCCTACCGCTGGGGCTTCACCCATCCGGGCCGCTTCGCCACTGCCTACCGCCAACGCTATGGCCGTTCACCGAGTCAGACGCTGCGCGAGTGAGCGGTAGCGAGGGCTGCTGGCCGTCACCGCGCGAACGGGTTCCGAGCCGATCGTGATCGACCAGGTCAGGCCCGTGTCACGACCGAGCGAACCACATCTCCACTACGGTGCCCGCCCCCGAGGTACTGACCTCGAATTCACTGCTGAGGGCGCGCATGATGCCCATCCCCCGCCCGCGTGACGCATCGGTGTCCGGGCGGGGTGCGATCCAGTGCCCCGTGTCGGTCACGACGGTGTGGAGGTGGGTTTCGGTGAGCGCCGCGGTTACGCGTACTGTGCCGCCGTCGCCACGGTGACCGTGCTCGACGGCGTTGGTACACGCCTCACCGACGGCGAGCACGATGTCGTATGCCTGGTCCGGGTCGACCGGCACCTCGGCCAGCCAAGCCTGTAGCGCGTGGCGTACTTCGGCCAACCGCGCGGCGTCTGCCGAGAAGTCGATCTCGAACGGCTTCACGGCGCTTTCCTGCCGAGACGGGTGCGTCGTCACCTGATGCCTCCCTCTTCATCTCGACGTCGAACGAATCCGCGAGAACTCCCGCGCCATTGGCAGTACCCGGGCGGTACACGGATATGCCATCTGTGCGCGTGACAAGACCCTCTCCCGCCGACCCTGCGGATACGTCCGAGCCAGGGTACCTCGCTGCTGCGCGACGGTTTGTGGTCCGTGCGGATGGGGTAGGTTGCTTGGGCAAGAATCGCTCGCACATTCGCCGACCCGGCGAAGTTAGAGGCAAGAGGTAGAAAAGTGGCGAATCGCAACCGTGGAGACCTTCGGTGAGTGTAGAAGGCGGCTTCCGAGACCTCGACGTGCAGACACGAGCACAAGACGACTTCGAAATCCTTACCGTGCGTGGGGAAGTGGATATGGCCTCGGCGCCCCAGCTGCAAGCGGCGCTGGAGAAGGCACAGCAGGGCGGCAAGACGCTGGTGGTCGATATGACCGAGGTCGGCTTCCTCGGCTCGGCCGGGCTCAGCGCGCTGCTGGTCGTGTCCAAGGCAGCGCCGTACCAGCTGCGCGTGGTCGCCTCTCGTGAGGTGGCGCGACCGATCGAACTGACCGGGCTGGACAAGCTGCTCGCGGTATACGGCACCCTGGAAGCGGCGATCGCCGCGGAGCCGAACGCGCACTAGGTCCGAGGTCGCGGCTCCCGCACGCGCGGGAGCCGCACGACCTGGACGAAGAACTCGTCGATCTGCCTGATCGCGGCGATGAACTGGTCGAGATCCACCGGCTTGGTGACGTAGGCGTTCGCGTGCAGCTTGTAGCTGCGCAGGATGTCTTCCTCGGCCGCCGATGTGGTGAGCACGACCACGGGGATGTGGGACAGTTCCGGATCGGCCTTGATCTTCTCCAGTACCTGCCTGCCGTCGTACTTGGGCAGGTTCAGATCCAGCAGGATCAGATCCGGTCGTGGAGCGTCGGCGTACGCGCCGGTGCGATAGATGAAGTCCAGCGCCTCCTGGCCGTCCCTGACCACGTGCAGTGTGTTACCGATCTTGTTGTCCTCGAAGGCTTCCCGCGTCATCAGCTCGTCGCCGGGGTCGTCTTCGACGAGCAGGATGTCGACCGGCTGGCCGGGATCGGTCATGCGAATACCTCGTTCTCGATGGATACAACGGTGGTCGCGGGCGCGGACGCCCGCAGGGTGAAGCACAGACGGGTGCCGTCACGGTAGTCGGTGTCGAGCCAGATCCGGCCGCCGTGGAACTCCACGATCTTCTTGCACACAGCCAAACCGATCCCGGTGCCGCCGTAAGCGTCTCGCGGATGCAGGCGCTGGAAGATGACGAAGACCTTCTCCGCGAATTCGGCCTCGACGCCGATCCCGTTGTCCGACACCGAGAACTCCCACTCCTCGGCGTCTTCGGCGGTGGGAACACATTCCACCCGGACCACCGGGGTCAGGCCGGGCGTGCGGAATTTGATCGCGTTGCCGAGGAGGTTCTGCCACAGCATGGTCAACAGAGTCGGTTCTCCGACGAGCTCCGGCAACGCCGCCGGGCGCTCGATCACGGCTTCGGATTCCTCGATGGTCGCCGACAGGGCAGCCACCGCCTCGTCGAGGGTTTGATCCAGGCCCACCGGCTCGGTGCCCTCCGACATCCGGCCGACGCGGGAGAAGGTGAGCAGGTCGTTGATCAGTACCTGCATGCGTTTGGCGCCGTCGACGGCGAAGTCGATGTACTGCTTGCCGCGCTCGTCGAGCTGGTCGCCGTAGCGCTTCTCGAGCAACTGACAGAACGAGGCGACCTTGCGCAGCGGCTCCTGCAGGTCATGCGACGCGACGTAGGCGAACTGCTCCAATTCGGTATTGGATCGGCGCAGCTCCTCGGCATGGATGTCGAGATCCTGCTTCTGGCTCAGCAGGGCCGCCTCCTGGATGCGCGCGGAGTCGAGCTCGGCGACGATGTGGTGGCGCATGTTCTCCACCGCCTCGCAGACCAACGCGATATCCGACGGGCCGACTGCCTCGATATGCGCGTCGAACTCCCCCGCTGCCACCCGCCGCGACGACTCGGTGAGATAGCCCAACGGCCGAACTACCAGTCGCCGGACCAGAACGGTGAGCAGCACCCCGGTCAGCAGGAAGACCGCGACGATGCCCGACAGCACGATGTTGCGTGTGGTGCGGGCGTTTTCCAGCTCGGCGGAATCACTGTCGACGACTGCGGCGAGCTGGTCGTTCTGTACCGCGAAGGTGTCGCGCACAGCGTCGAAGAGCGCCTTTCTCCGCACCGCGCCCGTGGCGGCGTCGGTGCCGATGCCCGCTCGAGATGACACCGCCCCGGTCGCCGGGTCGGTGAAGTCGGCCCGCCACTGCTGGGCCGCGAGCTCGACCGCGGCCAGATCTGCGAGCAATCCGGGATGGTCTGCGAGCAGCTCGCGCAGGCGGTCCGCGGCACGTGTCTGCTCCTCGCGCCCTTTGTCGTAGGGCTCGAGGAACTGCGGGTCGCCGGTGATGACGTAGCCGCGGATGCCGGTCTCCTGATTGAGCAGCGCTCCTTGGAGCCGATGGGCTTCGGTGGCCGCCGGCAGAGTTTGGGAGAGCAGACGGTCGGTGACGCGGTTGGTGTGCGCGATGACCTGGGCGCCCGCCGCGGCACCGATGACCGCCACCAGGATCATCAGCGCGAACACGAGCTGGAACCAGCCCTGTGCCGTCAGCTTACGGATCGGCCCCGACGGGGCTGAGGTACTGCTCGTCACGTCGTCCGCCTCATCACATCACTCCACCGCAAATACAGGATTGCCACATCGTCATCCAAACCGCCTGCCGCCGAGGACAGTTCCGCGACCTGCCCGATCAGCGCGTCGACGAAGGTCTCGGGCTGCTCGGCGGGCAGTGTCTGTGCCAGTTCGAACAATCCGTCCTCGCCGAGGCGGGTGCTGCCGTCACCGACGCGCCCTTCGAACAGCCCATCGGTGAACAGCATCAGCCCCTCGTCGTGCGCCAGTGCCATTTCGTGCGCGGGCCACTGCGCGTAGCCCGGGACGAAACCCAGCGCCGGTCCGCCTGGCACCTCGACCCAGCTCAGTGCGGCACCGGTGCACCGCAGCATGCCGGGGTGACCCGCACGACGTACCGAGACCTGCCGGGCGGCCGGATCGAGTACCAAGCTGGTGGCGGTAGCGAAGGTTTGCTGGTCGGCGCGTTCGGCGAGCAGTACTTCCTCGAGCAGATTCAGTTGTCTGGCGCCGGTGACACCGCTGAGCACCAGCGTGCGCCACGCCAGCCGTAGGGCGACTCCGGTCGCCGCGGCGTCGGGACCGTGGCCGGAGACGTCGCCGATGATGGCATGCACGACGCCGGTCGGGTCCTGGACCACGTCGTAGAAGTCGCCACCGAGCAGGGAGTGGTCACGACCGGGGCGATACCGCGACACCACCTCCACCGCGGGGTCGGCGCCCAGAAGCGGGGTCGGCAACAGTCCGCGTTCGAGTCGGGAGTTCTCCTGTGCCCGCATCTGGCTGGCCTGCAGGGCCGCGCTGGTGCGTTCGGCCTGCTTGCGCTGGATCGCGTAACGCACTGCGCGCCCGAACAATTCCGGGTCCACCCGACCCTTGACCAGGTAGTCCTGGGCGCCGGCGGCCAGCGCGAACAGCCCGGTGCGCTCTTGGTCGAGCCCGGTCATCACCACGACAGGGACCTGGTCGTTGCGTTCGCGGATTCCGGCCAGCGCCTCGAGTCCGTGGGCGTCGGGCAGATGCAGATCGAGCAGCACACAATCGGGGACGTCGGTGCGTATGCGCTCGCCGGCCTCGGTCAGGGTGCGTACCCAATCCAGGTGCGGGCGCGGAGACAGGTCCGCGACCATCTCCTCCACCAGCAAGGCGTCGCCGGGGTCGTCCTCGACCAGCAGTATGTGGAGTTGACGCCGCGATCCGGGCCCCGCCGCGAAGAGATCGGCGTTCAACGCGTCACTGCGGACCACGACCACCGCCGGCACAGCCCAGAGTTGTCTGCTCGCACATCAGACCTACCCCTCCCCACCTGGACGGCACGAAACCCAGGGTGTGCACGAAAGCCTCCGATCACAGGCGCCCACTGCGCGAAACTGACTCCGCCGGCCGGTTGCTGGACCGAAAGGTAGTACCGAGGATGCTATCCGATCGCGCCGGCGCCCCATGCCCACGCGGGACCTCCACGGTCGGCACGGGTATTTCGGCGGACCAGACGAGCAGACGCGACCGCCGGGTCGAGCGCGCGCTCAGCGACGCCGGCACTCCCTCCCCTCATGAGGGTGGGTAAGTGAGCTCGCACCGTACGTTTGTCAGCGGATACCTTTTGATTCGGGCGAGTGAAAACGTCTGAGTGGTGGACGAATCATGATTGCGTAGCCTGGTCCGAGCGCGAAGGTTACCAATCGGCCCGTGTTCGGCGACTCGGCTCGAACCGACCGAAGTGCAGGAGCGCACCCATGACTACCGATGACTGGCGGCACAACGGTGTGCGGGTGATCCCCGCGGATCAGCTCGATCCGAACACCGCGCAGACACCCGGAATGGAGCGGGCGGCCGCGATCGATTTCGCCCGGGTCGGTGCGCGGAAGATCTGGGCCGGAACCGTCACGATCCATCCGAACGCCAAGACCGGGGCACACCACCACGGCGCACTCGAGAGTGTGATCTACGTGATCCGCGGTCGCGCTCGGATGCGGTGGGGCGACCAGCTGGAATTCGTAGCGGAAGCCGGTCCTGGCGACTTCATCTTCGTGCCACCGTATGTCCCGCACCAGGAAATCAACGCCGGCATCGACGAACCGCTGGAATGCGTGCTGGTGCGTAGCGACAGCGAAGCCGTCGTCGTCGATCTCGACATCGAGCCGATCGAGAAGCCCGAAGCCGTGCACTGGATCGACCCCATCCACCACCAGCCGTAGCGTCCACCTGCGAACGGCCGTCCCCGCCTTCTCACGGCGTCGTGCTCGGATGCTGGAGTTCGCTCGGTCGCGACCGGTGAGCCAAATTACCCGGACCGGTCGCGCAGACCCGGGGCTCACAGTCACGTGCAGGGCGCGTTTCGAAAATGCGCCGATTCAGCGGCTCAGTCGAGACAGAACTCGTTGCCCTCGATGTCCTGCATCACCAGGCACGATTCGTTGACGCCATCGGCGCGCAGTAGTCGCACACGAACCGCGCCGAGCGCGACCAGTCGTGCACATTCGGATTCGAGTGCGGCCACGCGCTCGTCACCCACGAGCCCGGTCCCGACCCGCACGTCGAGATGCAGCCGATTCTTCACGACCTTCCCCTCGGGAACACGCTGAAAGTACAAGCGCGGACCCGCACCTGACGGATCAACACACGCCGAGCCCATGTGCTCATACCCCAAAACCTGCGACCAGAAGCGAGCAACACGCTCAGGCTCTGCGCAGTCGAAGGTGACTTGGATCTGCCTAACCGACGCCATCGGTCCAGAATAGAGACGGCACCTCATGTCGTCTTCGCTTCGAATCGCCGCGCTCACAACGCGATACGCGGGCTCACTCCACCCGCCGTACGGCAGTGGGCACTTCGAGTACTCCTCAGTCCGGAAACGCAGCTGCCAGTTCGCCACAGAGCGCATCCAGTCCGGTTGCTGGGATCCGCGGAGCGTCCGCAGAGTCGGCGTGGTGCCACGGTATATCTCGTGCGGTGCCGGCGGGCCGAGTAAAGATGTGCTGGTGGAGGTGGACGCCGGCCGCACTCAGGCCCGCCACGAACATGAAGACGTGGGCGGGTTCGAGAACTCGGCGCAGCGCACCGATCGACGAGCGGACAGCACGCGCGAACGCCACTGTCTCGATGTCGTCGAGCAGGTCGAGGGTCGCCACGTGACGACGGGGCTCGACGAACAGGTAGCCGGGCCGAACCCACTCGTCAAGGGCGGGACGGTGGGTCACCACCACGTGGTCGTCTATATGGATCACCGGGCTCACCAGCGGTCCGACCCCGTTGTGTTTGTCGCAGATCAGGCACCCCCGCATGCGGCCGACGATAGCGCGTCTTCAACAGCACGCAAGTCTGCGATACGGGCGGCCACACAGGGCCGTCGAAACTCCCTCAACACCCAGCACGCGGAGCGAGCGCAATTCGGCGCTGTTCGCGCGCGGACCGTCCGGACATGGAATTGGTTCGACTTCGGCTCGCGCGGGGACGAAGATGCGGTGTATGCCGGATCAGCTGACCGGAGCGGTAGATGCTGCGATTACTTGTGAACTGCGACTACTCGATCCGAAGGTACGTTCATCACCCGAACTCATTTCCGAGTTGCTCGATCCCGAGTTCGTCGAGATCGGCGCCTCGGGGCGGCGGTGGAGCCGATCGGAGATCATCGCAATGGTCGTCGAGCAGGCCGCGACGCTGACCGAGCCGATCTTGGCGCGCGATATGCGTGGCGAGCTTCTTGCCGACGGTGTCGTACATCTGACCTACACGTCCGAATTCGAGGGGCGTCGTGCCTTTCGGAGTTCGCTGTGGCGGCAGATGAAACACCGCTGGCAGCTGTACTTCCATCAAGGAACCCCCAGCGCGTTGTGAACTGCTAGCGCCCTGGCTCCTGCAGTCGGGCGATTCCTCGCTATCACGGAGCGCGGGAAGACACCGGCACAGCTACTTTTGCTCAGGTCATTCCGAGAAGGTCCGGTGGCGAGAGTTACTAACGACCCCTACGTCAGGTTCGGAGGCGATCAACCCTATGCACGTTGACGATCTCGTGTCCCGTGTGGAGCGGAGCACGCCGCGGCTGGGCGCGACGAGGTTGGTCGCGGTGGACGGACCCGGCGGCGCCGGGAAGTCCACGCTGGCGGCTCAGCTGGCCACGGCCTGCGGCGCGACGCTGATTCATACCGATGACTTCGCCTCTTGGGACAATCAGCTCGATTGGTGGTCTCGGCTCGAGGAGCAGGTCTTGTCGCCGATCGCTCGTGGACAGGTGGGCCGATACCAGCGCTACGACTGGGACGCACGGGCTTTGGCGGAGTGGCACGAAGTCACACCACCTGCGGTCCTGATCCTCGAAGGGGTGTCTGCTGCTCGCGCGGCTGTGCGCGACCGGCTTTCGCTGTCGGTCTGGGTCCAGACCCCGCCCGAGGTGAGACTCGCCAGAGGACTCCATCGCGACGGCGTCGACTCACTTCCGCTGTGGCAGCGCTGGATGGCTGACGAGGATCTGCACTTCGCCGCTGACCGAACGTCGGAACACGCCGATGTGATCATCAGCGGACAGACGAGCTGACCTCTCCCGCAAGCGGTCCGACCCCAGTGCTGGTTTCGGTCTCCAGGGGATCGCGCCCGAGAATGCCGAGTGCCTTGAAGCCCGAAACCGGCGTATTTCAACATCATCGAACGATTCCGGTTTATTCGCCTCCACGACGGTCAATCCTTCGCCCATGACCAACTCACGGAATCGGGCACCGAGGATGCCGAGCATGGATCTGACCAGCACCACCATCGTGTTGGCGACCTGCGTTTTTTCTGCTGGGTCTGGTTGCCTCGACCGAGTCGCCGACCGTCGCTTCCTCCGGCGCCGCCGGCCTGGGCGCGGCGATGACACTGTCCTCCAAAATGCTGGGCCTCAACAGCCTTCAGTTCACCTCCTCTCACCGTTGAGCATGTCGAACGCCAGGAGCTGATCCGTATGTCCAAGACCACCGCCCATCTCACCTACGAACACGCCGAACCCTTGTTCTCGCAGCTGGCGTTGACCGACCCGCGCAGCCCTGAGCACGATGCTCTGCGCGAGGAGATCATCGAGATCTGCCTGCCGCTCGCCGAGCACATCGCGCGCAAGTACGCCGGTCGCGGTGAAGTGTTCGACGATCTGCTCCAGACCGCGCGCCTCGGCGTGGTCATGGCGGTCGACCGCTACGACGTGACCACCGGATCACCCTTCCTGGGTTTCGCTGTCCCCACCGTCATGGGTGAGGTGCGCAGGCACTTCCGCGACAACATCTGGCCGTTGCACGTGCCGCGTCGCGAAAAGGAGCTACAGAGCAAAGTGAGGGAGGTGACCGACGAGTTGACCCGTCGACTCCACCGCTCCCCCACCGCCCACGAACTCGCCACCGAGCTCGACGTTCCGGTCACCGACATCGCCCGGACCCTGGTGGCGGCCAACGCATTCCAGACCCGCAGCCTCGACACCCCCGCACGCGAGACCGACGGCGATCCCAGCATGACCATCGCCGAGACCTTCGGCGACGAGGACCCCCGCTTCCAGCTGACCGAGGACACGATCACCGTCGCACCCCTGCTGGCACAGTTGTCGCCGGAGGATCGGCAGCTGCTGATCTGGCGTTTCTACGACACACTCACGCAAGGCGAGATCGCGCAACGCCTCGGTGTCTCCCAGATGAGCGTTTCTCGCAAACTCACCAGACTGCTGGGCGAGCTGCGTGCGCAGACCACCGACGACCAACTCGTACTCGCGGGCTGAACTCCACCGGATCGCGGCCTTCTTTCACATAGCTCGGAGAGGGTGCAGCCGGCCACAACGATTCGGGGCGACTGATTGCCGCAGAGACCGCGCTGTCCCCGGGCAATCAGTCGCCGGAATATCAGTCGGCTATGGGGATGTCGATACCCGCCGCACCGTGGAACGCGGACAGTGTCACCACGGTGCCGGGTTCGGTTTCGCCGGCGTACAACGGGTCCTGGGTGGCGAGGACGACGGCGAGGTGGTGGTCGGCGGGGACTCGATAATCAGTGGCCTGCAAGCGCAGTTCGACCGCGGTGGAATGTTCCGGTACGGCGTTGCTCACGGTGGTCGCGGCATGGGTGATGATCTTCAGGTTGCCGGTGACCATGTCCAGATCGCAGAGATAGGCGACGACGGTGACGGCCTTGGTGGTGGGAGTCACTGTCAGACGAATTCGCGGGAAGCCCGCGATGTGGTGCGGCGACGGGAGCGGGGCGCTCGTCCATACCGCTCCGGCGGACCGGTCGATTCCGGCGAGCTTGTGACGCACGGGCATGAGCAACCGCTCACGAAAGCCGTCCACGACCAGTTGATTCACGGCGCGGATATTCGGCTCACCGGAACCGATCGTTTGACTGAAGTCCGATGGCGGGTCGAGAACCAGCGCGCCGTCGCCGGTTCCGCTCGTCGGTGCGGTGAGATGGTACGTGCGGACCGGATTGGACGACCAACCGTCCAAGCCGGCGAAGGAGTCGACGGTGAAGCTGTGCATGGTCTCGGTGTGCACGACACCGTCGTTGTCGATGCCGTTGTCGACACCGTTGAGATAGTGGTCGAGCCAGTCGTATGCGGCCTCGGTGGTGCGGGTGTACACCCCGAGCAGCAAGCCCGGGATCTCCACTGCCCCATGATCTCCGATCGCCAGATCCAGGCGCTTGGGCCCGGGGAACTCGGCGAAGTAGGTCAGCAGCTGGTTCTGCGGAAAGATGGTCTCGTGCCAGTAGCTGGTGAAGAAGGTCGGCACGCGGCGGCGCTTATCCAGGGAGTGGGCGGGTGAGCGCCGTCGCGCGTACTTCAGCACACCTTCGATGTCGGTGTTCGTCCGGAAGTCCTCGAGTACCTTCACCAGTTCGGCGCTGGGCTTCTCACTGATCGCGGCCAGGGCTTCAGCGGCGAGGATGTGGCGGGTCTGATTGTCGTACAAGGCTTCGCCGAGGTCCGCCCAGGTGCTCAGAGCGACAACGGCTTTCACGCGGGGATCTTCTTGGGCGACCAGCTGCCCGATCCCTGAGCCGTAGGAGATGCCTGCCAGGCCGATACGCTCTGGATCTGCCTGCATTTCCGGGTGGGCGAGGGCCCAATCGATCACCAGTGAGCCGTCTGCGACGTCTTCGGGACCGGCCACCGTCAGTTCACCACCGGAACCGGGCAGGCCGCGCTCGGTGTAGGCGACGACGGCGTAACCGCGCATGAGCAGCCGGATCAGCGCCCCGGAGTACATTTTCCAGCCCGCTGGGTCCAAGCCCGCGGGCAGCACGACAAGCGCATGTGGGCCGCCGCTGATCGGCCAGGCAGCCATCGCGTCGAGCAGATCACCGCCGTAGCCGGGAATGTGGACCTGAGCGAACCGGCATCGTCCGCGAATGGCGGCGATGTCGTCGACCAAGTATTCGGGGACACCGGCGGCGTTCCCGGTGAGCAGATCGGAAACGACAGCGAACGCGGTAGCTTCCTGATCGGGGGCGAGCAAACGCAGGCGGTCCGAGCGAGCTTCTGGCATGGCGATCTCCTGTCGAAGTGGTGTATTTCACGGCAGCAGAACAGTTTCGCGACAAGCAAAGGAGCCACTGAGAGATCAGATCCGAGCCCCCCGCTCGCCAGTTATGCTACATCGACATCAATCGTCTGCGTGTCCTGTTGCAGGAGTTGGCATCCGCTTCTTCCGACTGCGCGCTTGTTGACTGATCATGTTCGGCCCCAACGCTTCACAGCGTCGAGCCCGACATCCGATGTCATGACCGTGGCCGCAGCCTCAGCTCGAAGTGTCGGCCGCGATTTCGGCGTCCAACGACACTGGCCTACTGCACAATTCCCGCGCATCGTCACGGGAGAGGCCGAGTGCCACCAGTATTCCCACGGTCATCTCGTCCACCGTCGCGGCGCAATCGCGGTCGGGTTGCTGGAGCAGCAGGCGCCCGAGGCCGAGCAGTGATCCGGTGACCAGCGCCATCGCCAGATCGGTGTCTTCGACCACGAAGCGTCCCGCGTGCGTCGCGGCGGCGATGTCTCGTGCGGCGCGAGGTGCGAGGCCGTGCTCGGATTCGATCAGCGAGGCGCCGGAGTTGATCAGGACCCGGCTGAGATCGGGCTGTAGCCGAAACAGTCGGCCGACGATCCGGAAGGACTGGGCGAAGATCTCCGCCGGATCGGCGAGGTCGGTCGTGAGTGAGTCGAGGTAGTCGCCCAGCGACTCCAACGCGCTGTCGACCGCCGCGACGAACAGTTCTTCCTTGCTCTCGAAGTGGTTGTAGAACGAGCCCATTCCCACGTC
Encoded proteins:
- a CDS encoding anti-sigma factor antagonist (This anti-anti-sigma factor, or anti-sigma factor antagonist, belongs to a family that includes characterized members SpoIIAA, RsbV, RsfA, and RsfB.) → MNNRPDETRSQAAGDPAADLCHRLGVVAESTGQVIVLHARGEIDAYTLPRWRALLESAVPESAAGGHLVVDLHEVTFLSVRAIMVLADLAQQLDRRGIGTHIADGRAAKTIARVIDLADMTEWLSIHRDLDTALAATAGPRSDT
- a CDS encoding PP2C family protein-serine/threonine phosphatase, translated to MVRSDALNADLFAAGPGSRRQLHILLVEDDPGDALLVEEMVADLSPRPHLDWVRTLTEAGERIRTDVPDCVLLDLHLPDAHGLEALAGIRERNDQVPVVVMTGLDQERTGLFALAAGAQDYLVKGRVDPELFGRAVRYAIQRKQAERTSAALQASQMRAQENSRLERGLLPTPLLGADPAVEVVSRYRPGRDHSLLGGDFYDVVQDPTGVVHAIIGDVSGHGPDAAATGVALRLAWRTLVLSGVTGARQLNLLEEVLLAERADQQTFATATSLVLDPAARQVSVRRAGHPGMLRCTGAALSWVEVPGGPALGFVPGYAQWPAHEMALAHDEGLMLFTDGLFEGRVGDGSTRLGEDGLFELAQTLPAEQPETFVDALIGQVAELSSAAGGLDDDVAILYLRWSDVMRRTT
- a CDS encoding cupin domain-containing protein → MTTDDWRHNGVRVIPADQLDPNTAQTPGMERAAAIDFARVGARKIWAGTVTIHPNAKTGAHHHGALESVIYVIRGRARMRWGDQLEFVAEAGPGDFIFVPPYVPHQEINAGIDEPLECVLVRSDSEAVVVDLDIEPIEKPEAVHWIDPIHHQP
- a CDS encoding sensor histidine kinase, translating into MILVAVIGAAAGAQVIAHTNRVTDRLLSQTLPAATEAHRLQGALLNQETGIRGYVITGDPQFLEPYDKGREEQTRAADRLRELLADHPGLLADLAAVELAAQQWRADFTDPATGAVSSRAGIGTDAATGAVRRKALFDAVRDTFAVQNDQLAAVVDSDSAELENARTTRNIVLSGIVAVFLLTGVLLTVLVRRLVVRPLGYLTESSRRVAAGEFDAHIEAVGPSDIALVCEAVENMRHHIVAELDSARIQEAALLSQKQDLDIHAEELRRSNTELEQFAYVASHDLQEPLRKVASFCQLLEKRYGDQLDERGKQYIDFAVDGAKRMQVLINDLLTFSRVGRMSEGTEPVGLDQTLDEAVAALSATIEESEAVIERPAALPELVGEPTLLTMLWQNLLGNAIKFRTPGLTPVVRVECVPTAEDAEEWEFSVSDNGIGVEAEFAEKVFVIFQRLHPRDAYGGTGIGLAVCKKIVEFHGGRIWLDTDYRDGTRLCFTLRASAPATTVVSIENEVFA
- a CDS encoding ATP-binding protein; protein product: MKPFEIDFSADAARLAEVRHALQAWLAEVPVDPDQAYDIVLAVGEACTNAVEHGHRGDGGTVRVTAALTETHLHTVVTDTGHWIAPRPDTDASRGRGMGIMRALSSEFEVSTSGAGTVVEMWFARS
- a CDS encoding STAS domain-containing protein, coding for MSVEGGFRDLDVQTRAQDDFEILTVRGEVDMASAPQLQAALEKAQQGGKTLVVDMTEVGFLGSAGLSALLVVSKAAPYQLRVVASREVARPIELTGLDKLLAVYGTLEAAIAAEPNAH
- a CDS encoding response regulator; translated protein: MTDPGQPVDILLVEDDPGDELMTREAFEDNKIGNTLHVVRDGQEALDFIYRTGAYADAPRPDLILLDLNLPKYDGRQVLEKIKADPELSHIPVVVLTTSAAEEDILRSYKLHANAYVTKPVDLDQFIAAIRQIDEFFVQVVRLPRVREPRPRT
- a CDS encoding helix-turn-helix transcriptional regulator; this translates as MESLNFESDDLAATEEFLNNAYTRVQIGNHGQHQVRTRIRREVLGSINFDQLEMGFDMAYDADPLGRVCLVTVHSGRIEENYHDYGTDTFTPGQTGLLTPHDLPYSGVIRTSRYDITMFDPAILNRMATAAGGDRVRVAGHRPVSVAAGQRLRRVIIHLQQIAADPDAANSPLTVTSASDYLAATVLATMPTTAEHEPNATDRHDAHPHTVRRAIAYLESHLGDRVAIADVAAATFVTPRALQLAFRRHLNTTPLEYLQQLRLAAAHEQLGAAGPGDGRTVASIAYRWGFTHPGRFATAYRQRYGRSPSQTLRE